One segment of candidate division KSB1 bacterium DNA contains the following:
- a CDS encoding T9SS type A sorting domain-containing protein, translated as MKNYFRVFAAFVIFFLAASVAIAQTVGVKVDDNTADAQNYYNSAPNQIFVDPETKKVYLGYTWSDDPEWQTFTARINNVTDNIKTDLPTKADYGYGLPDIRKGKDGRLLVGAVSGAQGWFYWSNWANGVTMFKETGVGTAQFDSTAWFDENPAGGAASNLACWLQVDDNGVIHWLAYDGWGYIFLYKRSTDGGKTFSPAVIIGGAYAASTSIDIQFLGGDYPFGAALASDGKGKVAIAVLDQGGDVYLVESTDQGETWPETATNITNFGDGLIDGFGGYETPRPDRFIDALYDKHGNLHLVWEASYFLDDTQKDQRHPWPNAGADAPYLADFKPVLQHWSPQTGVTTAAVSKAPQKDLDAAYRLMSGRSRGCLVSSPTLAYDAEKDILYVGYVQYDEEHGKFTDPANDPYGESVARFVAYGDLYVAASLDHGTSWTTPVNITNTPTFDERCFVLNEQVVDGKLHAMFMADEQPGFEFFGYLPSVVSSVYYYAFEADKIVSKVSDQQATPIKDFELYPAYPNPFNSAGTLRFFAAQTAHVELAVYDINGNKIKTLLNQQVPQGAHSIRWDGTTDRGESVSSGIYLFRLKTESGTLTQKLTLLK; from the coding sequence ATGAAAAATTATTTCAGAGTTTTTGCTGCTTTTGTCATCTTTTTTCTTGCAGCTTCCGTCGCCATTGCGCAGACGGTCGGCGTCAAAGTCGATGACAATACCGCGGATGCGCAAAACTATTACAATTCAGCTCCCAATCAAATTTTTGTCGATCCGGAGACAAAAAAGGTCTATCTCGGCTATACGTGGAGCGACGACCCGGAATGGCAGACTTTTACCGCGCGAATCAACAACGTTACCGATAATATCAAGACCGATCTGCCCACCAAGGCGGATTACGGCTACGGTTTGCCCGACATTCGCAAAGGCAAGGATGGGCGATTGTTGGTCGGCGCGGTTTCCGGAGCCCAAGGTTGGTTCTACTGGTCGAATTGGGCAAACGGCGTGACGATGTTCAAAGAAACCGGCGTCGGCACGGCGCAATTCGACAGCACGGCCTGGTTCGATGAAAATCCGGCCGGCGGCGCAGCGAGCAACCTCGCCTGCTGGCTGCAGGTCGACGACAACGGCGTCATTCATTGGCTGGCGTATGACGGATGGGGCTACATCTTTCTCTACAAGCGTTCGACCGACGGCGGAAAGACCTTCAGCCCGGCCGTCATTATCGGCGGTGCCTATGCCGCATCGACTTCCATCGACATTCAATTTCTCGGCGGCGACTACCCGTTCGGTGCTGCGCTGGCGAGCGACGGCAAAGGCAAAGTCGCCATTGCGGTACTCGATCAAGGCGGTGACGTTTATTTGGTCGAATCCACAGATCAAGGTGAGACCTGGCCGGAGACCGCAACCAACATTACCAATTTCGGCGACGGCCTGATCGACGGGTTCGGCGGTTATGAAACGCCCAGACCGGATCGTTTTATCGATGCGCTTTACGATAAACACGGCAATCTGCACCTGGTTTGGGAAGCAAGCTATTTTCTGGATGATACGCAGAAAGATCAGCGACATCCCTGGCCCAACGCCGGAGCCGACGCTCCTTACCTTGCCGATTTCAAGCCGGTTCTGCAGCATTGGAGCCCGCAGACCGGCGTGACGACGGCTGCAGTTTCTAAAGCGCCGCAGAAAGATTTGGACGCCGCCTATCGCTTAATGAGCGGGCGATCCCGCGGCTGCCTCGTTTCTTCGCCCACACTGGCGTATGATGCCGAAAAAGACATCCTCTATGTCGGCTATGTTCAGTACGACGAAGAGCACGGCAAATTCACCGATCCGGCAAATGATCCCTACGGCGAATCCGTAGCCCGCTTTGTCGCTTACGGTGATCTCTACGTTGCCGCCAGCCTTGATCACGGCACATCCTGGACAACACCGGTCAATATAACCAACACCCCAACATTCGATGAGCGCTGCTTTGTACTCAACGAACAAGTCGTCGACGGCAAGCTGCATGCGATGTTTATGGCCGATGAACAACCCGGCTTTGAGTTTTTCGGCTATCTGCCGTCAGTCGTCTCCAGCGTCTACTATTATGCTTTTGAAGCGGATAAAATCGTTTCAAAAGTGAGCGATCAACAAGCTACGCCTATAAAGGATTTCGAATTGTATCCCGCTTACCCCAATCCGTTCAATTCCGCCGGTACGCTCCGCTTCTTTGCGGCGCAAACGGCTCATGTCGAGTTGGCGGTGTACGATATCAACGGCAACAAAATCAAGACACTGCTTAATCAGCAGGTTCCCCAGGGTGCGCATTCCATTCGCTGGGACGGCACCACGGACCGCGGCGAATCAGTAAGCAGCGGTATTTATCTCTTCCGCCTGAAAACCGAATCAGGCACTTTGACGCAAAAATTGACCCTGCTAAAGTAA
- a CDS encoding DUF4981 domain-containing protein, giving the protein MKRMFFLLMILATATAASVPLRDWENPAVFARNQLDPRTPSAPFDDVRQALELPYKQSPYLQLLNGVWKFYWAPIPEESPADFYKPEFDASAWGEIRVPGNWQMQGYGHPKFRNVHQPFKADPPNPPSDYNEVGLYRRTFQIPSLWKGRRILLHFEGVKSAATIYVNGRWVGYDDGGMEPSEYDISDYLVDGDNLLAVQVLRYSDGTYLECQDMWRLSGIFRDVYLLAVPQVYLHDFFIRCDLDRNYRDADLMVDAEVRAFKGSPSGHQLRVNLYDDDSRPVFKQPIVRRIGADGIVKVRQKVDNPAKWSAEKPNLYRVSLELLDSGGRVVEAHAKRFGFRKVEVIDQAVCINGVPVKFNGVNSHMHHPVTGRTMDIETMRRDLTLMKQFNINLVRTSHYPPNVEYLDLADELGMYIVDETNDEAHATEYLSADPAWRPMYVDRAVRMVRRDRNHPCIVFWSAGNESGSGDNIAAVIHAGKQIDPTRIWMYGGNDDLLWFEDIVGPRYPSPEDLVKNVAPVPKSKDPRPSFMDEYQAATGNSLGLLTEYWDAIWKYPRLSGGAVWDWVSPGILQPARFVKADSGLPEGFVMGNARLVTGRVGKAIALSGHDEWVEIYRDPRLDLRGDQLSLSLWVYPRRWNGCCPLITKGDHCFGLEQVDRDTLEFYVHSGRRMAVKAPVPRDWPYRWHHVAAVYDGARLTLFIDGRGVGESPAAGKLDYSAYAVAIGKNTERHGQEHDGELCNAVIDQVRIYDRAVDPRELMEDTARGAVLSLDFEEIETRGEFFSLGIGGRTYGLVWPDRRVQPELYELKKVPQPIQIEWADWRKGDVRLTNRYAFTDLNELVCTWKLQADDKTLQGGGMRIDLAPGQTKVVRFPYTKPRLQPGCEYRLLISFTLPEATRWAEKGHEVAWEQLPLPFDDLPPRLTAVHEGAPLQVFDEPERLTIRGSFFEYEFDKALGRLVGARRNGRTQMVLGPEMNVWRAPISNELENDWGPRCIAAEYRRAGLDRLQHQVESLTWRQEGDAVKIEIRTKAAADGCSAAFLNRYFYAIFPDGEIQLTHELNCLGEQPEWLPRVGLRLVLPGELDQMQWYGRGPFETYPDRKKGAKIGIYSGSVEEQFVPYLIPQDNGNKTDVRWVTLTDRNGFGWFICGKELLNVSAHLYSLENLDRAWYPPQLQKDGRVHLYLDHQVTGVGGTPIKTLEPYRVKPGEYRYTIRLRPLEPGKDRPDVLSRQAW; this is encoded by the coding sequence ATGAAACGGATGTTTTTTTTGCTGATGATCCTTGCTACGGCGACAGCGGCATCGGTGCCGCTGCGCGACTGGGAAAATCCGGCAGTGTTTGCGCGCAATCAGCTCGATCCCCGCACGCCGTCGGCGCCTTTCGACGATGTGCGGCAGGCGCTCGAGCTGCCGTACAAGCAGTCGCCTTATCTGCAGCTTCTCAACGGCGTCTGGAAATTTTACTGGGCGCCGATTCCGGAAGAATCGCCGGCGGATTTTTACAAGCCTGAATTCGATGCCTCTGCTTGGGGCGAAATTCGCGTGCCGGGCAACTGGCAGATGCAGGGATACGGCCATCCCAAGTTTCGCAATGTCCATCAGCCGTTCAAGGCCGATCCGCCCAATCCGCCTTCCGACTATAATGAGGTAGGACTTTACCGCCGAACCTTTCAAATTCCAAGTCTCTGGAAAGGCCGGCGCATTCTGCTGCATTTCGAAGGCGTGAAATCGGCCGCGACCATTTATGTCAATGGTCGATGGGTCGGTTATGACGACGGCGGCATGGAACCCTCCGAGTACGACATCTCCGATTATTTGGTCGATGGCGACAATCTGCTGGCCGTGCAGGTGCTTCGCTACAGCGACGGTACCTATCTCGAATGCCAGGACATGTGGCGGCTGTCAGGGATTTTTCGCGACGTCTACCTGCTCGCCGTTCCGCAGGTTTATCTCCATGATTTCTTTATCCGCTGTGATTTGGACCGCAACTATCGCGACGCCGACCTGATGGTCGACGCGGAGGTGCGCGCTTTTAAGGGTTCGCCGTCAGGGCATCAACTGCGCGTTAATCTTTACGATGACGACAGCAGGCCGGTTTTCAAGCAGCCGATCGTCCGCCGCATCGGCGCCGACGGCATAGTGAAGGTTAGACAAAAAGTCGACAATCCGGCCAAGTGGTCGGCGGAAAAGCCCAATTTGTACCGCGTGTCGCTCGAACTGTTGGATTCCGGCGGCCGCGTCGTCGAAGCGCATGCCAAACGCTTCGGCTTTCGCAAGGTGGAGGTGATCGATCAGGCCGTCTGCATCAACGGCGTGCCGGTCAAGTTCAACGGCGTCAACAGTCACATGCATCATCCGGTCACCGGCCGCACCATGGACATTGAGACCATGCGCCGTGATCTGACGCTGATGAAACAGTTCAACATCAATTTGGTGCGCACCTCGCACTATCCGCCGAACGTCGAATACCTGGATTTGGCTGATGAGCTGGGCATGTATATCGTCGATGAGACCAACGACGAGGCGCACGCGACCGAATATTTGTCTGCAGATCCGGCCTGGCGGCCGATGTACGTGGATCGCGCTGTGCGCATGGTGCGGCGCGACCGCAATCATCCCTGCATCGTCTTTTGGAGCGCCGGTAACGAGAGCGGCTCGGGCGACAACATTGCGGCAGTAATTCATGCGGGAAAGCAGATCGATCCCACCCGCATCTGGATGTACGGCGGGAACGACGATCTGCTGTGGTTCGAGGACATCGTCGGTCCGCGCTATCCGTCGCCGGAGGACCTTGTTAAAAATGTGGCGCCGGTTCCGAAATCCAAGGATCCTCGGCCCTCGTTTATGGACGAATATCAGGCCGCCACGGGCAACAGTCTTGGACTGCTCACCGAATACTGGGATGCGATTTGGAAATATCCCCGTTTGAGCGGCGGCGCCGTATGGGACTGGGTGAGTCCGGGCATTCTGCAGCCGGCAAGGTTCGTCAAAGCTGATTCCGGTCTGCCGGAAGGATTCGTCATGGGCAATGCAAGGCTGGTCACCGGTCGCGTCGGCAAAGCGATTGCCCTCAGCGGCCACGATGAATGGGTGGAAATCTATCGTGACCCGAGGCTGGACCTCCGCGGCGACCAGCTTAGCCTGTCGTTGTGGGTTTATCCGCGACGCTGGAACGGCTGTTGTCCGCTTATCACCAAAGGCGACCACTGCTTCGGATTGGAGCAGGTCGATCGCGACACGCTCGAGTTTTATGTACACAGCGGCCGGCGCATGGCGGTAAAGGCGCCCGTGCCGCGCGATTGGCCCTATCGCTGGCATCATGTCGCTGCCGTCTATGACGGCGCCAGGCTGACCCTCTTTATCGACGGCAGAGGAGTCGGCGAGTCCCCTGCCGCCGGCAAGCTGGACTATAGCGCTTATGCGGTGGCGATCGGCAAAAACACCGAGCGCCACGGTCAGGAGCATGACGGCGAGTTGTGCAACGCGGTCATCGATCAGGTTCGCATTTACGATCGTGCCGTCGATCCGCGAGAATTAATGGAGGATACGGCGCGAGGGGCAGTACTCAGTCTTGATTTCGAGGAAATCGAGACGCGCGGTGAATTCTTCAGTCTCGGCATCGGCGGCCGCACCTACGGCCTCGTCTGGCCCGACCGCCGCGTTCAGCCGGAACTGTATGAGTTGAAAAAAGTGCCGCAGCCCATCCAAATCGAATGGGCGGATTGGCGAAAAGGAGATGTTCGTCTGACCAATCGCTACGCCTTTACCGACTTGAACGAATTGGTCTGCACTTGGAAGCTGCAGGCCGACGACAAAACTCTGCAGGGCGGCGGCATGCGCATCGATCTGGCGCCGGGTCAGACCAAAGTGGTTCGGTTTCCGTATACCAAGCCTCGGCTGCAGCCGGGATGCGAGTATCGGCTGTTGATTTCTTTTACGCTGCCGGAGGCGACTCGATGGGCGGAAAAAGGGCATGAGGTCGCTTGGGAACAGCTGCCGCTGCCGTTCGACGACCTGCCCCCGCGCCTCACTGCTGTTCATGAGGGTGCGCCGCTGCAGGTGTTCGATGAGCCGGAACGGTTGACCATCCGCGGTTCGTTTTTCGAGTATGAATTCGATAAAGCACTCGGCCGATTGGTCGGTGCTCGCCGCAACGGCCGCACGCAAATGGTGCTGGGGCCGGAGATGAATGTCTGGCGGGCGCCGATCTCTAATGAATTGGAAAACGATTGGGGCCCGCGCTGCATTGCGGCAGAATACCGCCGCGCCGGCCTGGATCGCCTGCAGCATCAAGTGGAAAGCCTGACTTGGCGGCAGGAAGGAGATGCCGTCAAAATAGAAATTCGTACCAAAGCCGCTGCAGACGGCTGCAGCGCCGCCTTTTTGAATCGTTACTTTTACGCCATATTTCCCGACGGCGAGATTCAATTGACTCATGAGCTGAACTGCCTAGGGGAACAGCCTGAATGGCTGCCGCGGGTCGGTTTGCGGCTTGTCCTGCCCGGCGAGCTGGATCAAATGCAATGGTACGGCCGCGGGCCGTTTGAAACTTATCCCGATCGAAAAAAAGGCGCCAAAATCGGCATTTACAGCGGCAGTGTCGAGGAGCAATTCGTGCCTTACCTTATTCCGCAGGACAACGGCAACAAGACAGACGTCCGATGGGTGACTTTGACTGATCGCAACGGATTCGGCTGGTTTATTTGCGGGAAAGAACTCCTAAACGTTAGTGCTCATCTATACAGTTTGGAGAATCTTGACCGCGCGTGGTATCCTCCGCAGCTGCAGAAGGATGGGAGAGTTCACCTTTATCTCGATCATCAAGTTACCGGCGTCGGCGGCACACCGATCAAGACGCTTGAGCCGTACCGCGTCAAGCCGGGAGAATACCGCTACACCATTCGCCTGCGGCCGCTGGAGCCGGGAAAGGATCGGCCGGACGTTTTGAGTCGGCAGGCGTGGTGA
- a CDS encoding M3 family metallopeptidase yields MKSRILAMGMGVMLLASCTKTSNPLLQAWNTPFGVPPFAEIKESHYLPAFQEAMKRHAQEVDAIARNSEAPTFENTIAALDYSGELLHRIENVFYNLHSAHTNDVMQKIANELAPLTSKHYDDITLNPDLFKRIKTVWEQRASLNLTPEQSRLLEKTYKDFVRNGADLPDDKKQELRAINEKLAKLSLKFGDNVLAETNAFKLVIEDRADLLGLPDWLIAQAADDAKAAGHEGKWVFTLHKPSWIPFLQYSPKRELREKLYTAWMHIGDNDNENDNKAVLSEIVSLRVKRAQLLGYPNHAAYVVEENMSKTPENVYKLLNQLWPPALARAKAEAADMQKLIEAEGGKFQLASWDWWYYAEKIRAQRYNLSEEELKPYFKLESVVAGLFEVAGKLYGLSFSPLENIPVYHPDVTAYEVKDADGRHLSVLYMDFFPRASKRSGAWMTEFRTQQRRDGRDVRPVVSIVMNFTKPTETTPSLLSLDEVLTLYHEFGHALHGMLSDCTYPSLAGTNVTRDFVELPSQIMENWAEEPTVLKSFAKHYQTGEPMPDELIDKIIAARHFNQGFATVEYLAAALLDMAYHTRTDTARIADVNAFEQQTMESIGLIKEIIPRYRSTYFQHIFSGGYSAGYYNYIWAEVLDADAFEAFKEKGLFDPETAASFRKNILERGNSEDPMVLYKRFRGREPEITPLLKKRGLI; encoded by the coding sequence ATGAAAAGCCGAATACTTGCAATGGGAATGGGAGTTATGCTGCTTGCTTCTTGTACGAAAACGTCGAATCCGCTATTGCAGGCCTGGAATACGCCTTTTGGAGTGCCGCCGTTTGCGGAAATCAAGGAAAGCCATTATCTGCCGGCGTTTCAGGAGGCGATGAAGCGTCATGCACAGGAAGTGGACGCCATTGCCCGCAACTCGGAGGCGCCGACGTTCGAAAACACCATCGCGGCGTTGGATTACAGCGGCGAACTTTTGCATCGAATTGAAAACGTCTTTTACAATCTGCACTCTGCGCATACCAACGACGTCATGCAGAAAATTGCCAACGAGCTGGCGCCGTTGACTTCAAAGCATTACGACGACATTACCCTGAATCCTGATTTGTTCAAGCGGATCAAGACGGTATGGGAGCAACGCGCCTCGTTGAATTTGACGCCGGAGCAGAGTCGGCTGCTGGAAAAGACCTATAAAGACTTTGTCCGTAACGGCGCCGATCTGCCGGATGACAAAAAGCAGGAGCTGCGCGCCATTAATGAGAAATTGGCCAAACTCAGCTTAAAATTCGGCGACAATGTGCTGGCCGAGACCAATGCCTTCAAGCTGGTAATCGAAGATCGGGCCGATCTGCTCGGCCTTCCCGATTGGCTGATTGCTCAAGCAGCTGACGATGCCAAGGCTGCCGGACATGAAGGCAAATGGGTTTTTACCCTGCACAAGCCGAGCTGGATTCCTTTTTTGCAATACTCGCCCAAGCGCGAGCTGCGGGAAAAGCTTTACACCGCCTGGATGCACATCGGTGATAACGACAATGAGAATGACAATAAAGCGGTGTTGTCGGAGATTGTATCTCTGCGCGTAAAACGCGCGCAGCTTTTGGGCTACCCTAACCACGCTGCCTACGTAGTTGAAGAAAATATGTCCAAGACGCCGGAAAACGTCTACAAACTGCTGAATCAATTGTGGCCGCCGGCCCTGGCGCGCGCCAAGGCTGAAGCCGCCGATATGCAAAAGCTGATCGAGGCGGAAGGAGGGAAATTTCAGCTCGCATCGTGGGACTGGTGGTATTATGCTGAAAAGATTCGCGCTCAGCGATATAATTTAAGCGAAGAAGAACTCAAACCCTATTTCAAATTGGAGAGCGTTGTTGCCGGTTTGTTCGAGGTTGCCGGCAAACTGTACGGTCTGAGCTTTTCGCCTTTGGAGAATATTCCAGTCTATCATCCCGACGTAACGGCTTATGAAGTCAAGGACGCCGACGGCCGTCACTTGTCTGTTCTGTATATGGACTTTTTCCCGCGCGCGAGCAAGCGCAGCGGCGCCTGGATGACTGAATTCCGCACGCAACAGCGCCGTGACGGTCGCGACGTTCGGCCGGTCGTTTCCATCGTCATGAACTTTACCAAACCGACCGAAACCACGCCCTCGCTCCTTTCCTTGGACGAAGTTCTGACCCTCTATCATGAATTCGGTCATGCTTTGCACGGCATGCTCTCGGACTGCACTTATCCTTCATTGGCCGGAACCAACGTCACCCGCGACTTTGTCGAACTGCCGTCGCAAATCATGGAAAATTGGGCCGAGGAACCGACGGTTCTTAAATCGTTTGCCAAACACTATCAAACCGGCGAACCGATGCCGGATGAGCTGATCGACAAGATCATCGCCGCGCGGCATTTCAATCAGGGCTTTGCCACCGTCGAGTATTTGGCCGCGGCGCTGCTCGATATGGCCTATCACACCCGCACGGATACGGCCCGCATTGCCGATGTGAACGCCTTTGAGCAACAGACCATGGAGTCGATCGGCCTGATTAAAGAGATCATTCCGCGTTACCGCAGCACTTATTTTCAGCACATTTTCAGCGGCGGCTATTCGGCCGGCTATTACAACTATATTTGGGCCGAAGTCCTTGACGCCGATGCTTTCGAAGCGTTCAAAGAAAAAGGCCTGTTCGATCCGGAAACGGCGGCCTCGTTTCGCAAAAACATTCTTGAACGCGGCAACAGCGAAGATCCCATGGTGCTGTACAAACGTTTCCGCGGTCGCGAGCCGGAGATTACGCCGTTGCTCAAGAAACGCGGCTTGATCTGA
- a CDS encoding Gfo/Idh/MocA family oxidoreductase gives MQERKVKWGILSTAKIAVEKVIPAMQQSKWCEIVAISSREEPKARETAEKLGIRKAYGSYEALLADPEIEAVYNPLPNHLHVPWTIRALEAGKHVLCEKPIGLNAADAETLLQTAQRFPHLKVMEAFMYRFHPQWRKAKELVEEKAIGELRTIQTLFSYHNDDPANVRNQADIGGGGLLDIGCYAVSLSRWLFNEEPNRVFGVRQIHPQFKVDALTSGILQFSAGTATFTVGTLLQPYQRVQIFGTKGRIEIEIPFNAPPDRPTRIWLQCGGEMQEIVFPICNQYTLQGDAFSRAVLEDQPVPTPLKDAVANMRALDALVEADETGKWVEV, from the coding sequence ATGCAGGAGCGCAAAGTAAAGTGGGGAATTCTGAGCACCGCAAAAATTGCCGTTGAAAAAGTGATTCCCGCCATGCAGCAGAGCAAATGGTGCGAGATTGTCGCGATCTCTTCCCGAGAGGAGCCTAAAGCGCGCGAAACGGCGGAAAAATTGGGTATCCGCAAGGCCTATGGTTCATACGAGGCTTTACTCGCGGATCCGGAGATCGAGGCCGTCTATAATCCGCTGCCCAATCATCTGCATGTTCCGTGGACGATTCGCGCGCTCGAGGCCGGTAAGCACGTTCTCTGCGAAAAGCCAATCGGGTTGAACGCCGCAGACGCAGAGACACTGCTGCAGACGGCGCAACGTTTTCCGCACCTCAAAGTGATGGAAGCGTTCATGTACCGCTTCCATCCGCAATGGCGCAAAGCCAAAGAACTTGTCGAAGAAAAAGCAATCGGAGAGCTGCGCACAATCCAGACTCTATTTTCGTACCATAACGACGATCCCGCCAATGTCCGCAATCAGGCCGACATCGGCGGCGGCGGTTTGCTCGACATCGGCTGCTATGCCGTTTCCTTGTCGCGTTGGCTGTTCAATGAGGAGCCGAATCGAGTTTTCGGCGTGCGGCAAATTCATCCTCAGTTTAAGGTCGACGCCCTAACCTCCGGCATTCTGCAGTTTTCCGCCGGAACCGCGACGTTTACGGTCGGCACGCTGCTGCAGCCCTATCAGCGGGTACAAATTTTCGGCACCAAAGGGCGCATCGAAATAGAGATCCCCTTTAATGCACCGCCGGATCGTCCGACTCGAATTTGGCTGCAGTGCGGCGGCGAGATGCAGGAAATCGTCTTTCCGATCTGCAACCAGTACACGCTGCAGGGCGATGCCTTTAGTCGCGCCGTTCTTGAAGATCAGCCGGTGCCGACGCCGCTTAAAGACGCCGTCGCCAACATGCGCGCGCTCGATGCCTTGGTCGAGGCGGACGAGACGGGTAAATGGGTGGAAGTGTAA
- a CDS encoding DUF1028 domain-containing protein, producing the protein MKVFACMILLACFAAAEEPVATFSIVGHDPQTGELGVAVASRFFAVGSVVPWAKAGVGAVATQAFANTTYGPKGLELLAQGKSPEQVIALLTAADDHPERRQVGIVAADGRSATYTGTGCNAWAGGRSGPHYACQGNILVGEAVTAAMEKAFLETKGTLADRLYAALLAGEKAGGDARGKQSAALLVVREGAGYGGYTDRAIDIRVDDHREPLRELGRLLKLAQLNYAWNDAWTLFTKGKSREALPFMERAAQIDPKHPEVQYDLAVIRLAAGDPTGALQALEQAVKLNPKLKAQARVDDDLAALRAHPRFKDIIK; encoded by the coding sequence ATGAAAGTCTTTGCATGCATGATATTATTGGCCTGTTTCGCGGCGGCCGAGGAACCGGTCGCGACCTTTTCCATCGTCGGTCACGATCCGCAGACCGGTGAACTGGGAGTGGCGGTGGCGTCGCGCTTTTTCGCCGTCGGTTCGGTGGTGCCGTGGGCCAAGGCGGGGGTCGGTGCCGTGGCGACACAGGCCTTTGCCAATACCACATACGGCCCTAAAGGGCTCGAGCTGCTGGCGCAGGGCAAATCGCCCGAACAGGTGATCGCGCTGCTGACTGCAGCCGATGATCATCCCGAACGACGTCAGGTAGGCATTGTCGCGGCGGACGGCCGATCTGCCACTTATACTGGCACCGGCTGCAATGCTTGGGCAGGCGGACGCAGCGGGCCGCACTACGCCTGCCAGGGAAACATCCTCGTCGGCGAAGCAGTGACGGCGGCCATGGAAAAAGCTTTTCTCGAAACGAAAGGGACGTTGGCGGATCGGTTGTATGCGGCGCTGTTGGCGGGCGAAAAGGCAGGCGGCGATGCCCGCGGCAAACAGTCCGCCGCTCTGCTGGTCGTGCGGGAAGGCGCCGGTTACGGCGGCTATACCGACCGCGCCATCGACATCCGCGTCGACGATCACCGCGAACCGCTGCGTGAGCTGGGTCGACTGCTCAAATTGGCGCAGCTTAATTACGCCTGGAACGACGCCTGGACGCTTTTTACCAAAGGTAAAAGCCGAGAAGCTCTGCCTTTTATGGAAAGAGCAGCCCAAATCGATCCCAAGCACCCTGAAGTACAATATGATTTGGCCGTCATTCGCCTGGCTGCGGGCGACCCGACCGGCGCGCTGCAGGCGCTGGAGCAGGCCGTCAAGCTGAACCCCAAGCTCAAGGCCCAGGCGCGCGTCGACGACGATCTGGCGGCGCTGCGCGCTCATCCCCGCTTCAAGGATATTATCAAATGA
- a CDS encoding class I SAM-dependent methyltransferase, producing MNKWDERYRREEYVYGREPNEFLVQVQPQIPMGRILCLGEGEGRNAVFLAEKGYDVTAVDLSRVGLDKAERLAAERSVKIRTLVADLKDFVIEPRAWQGIVSIFCHLEPQLRRRVLRACIEGLIDGGAFVLEAFTPDQLRYGTGGPKTLDLLYTLADLRIDLSGLDLCIGRETVCRRVEGIGHTGDAAVVQVLAFKNRSFAAR from the coding sequence ATGAACAAATGGGATGAACGCTACCGCCGCGAGGAATATGTTTACGGTCGTGAGCCGAATGAATTCCTCGTCCAGGTCCAGCCGCAGATTCCAATGGGACGGATCCTCTGTTTGGGAGAAGGCGAGGGCCGCAACGCGGTTTTTTTGGCTGAAAAAGGTTATGACGTAACGGCAGTCGACCTCAGTCGCGTCGGCTTGGACAAAGCCGAACGGCTGGCGGCGGAACGGAGCGTTAAAATCCGGACCCTTGTCGCCGACCTCAAAGATTTTGTCATTGAACCGCGGGCCTGGCAAGGCATCGTGTCCATCTTTTGTCATTTAGAACCGCAGCTGCGGCGCCGTGTTCTTCGCGCCTGCATCGAAGGGCTCATCGACGGCGGCGCTTTTGTCCTCGAAGCCTTTACGCCCGATCAACTGCGCTACGGTACCGGCGGTCCCAAGACGCTCGATCTGCTTTATACCTTGGCAGATCTGCGCATCGACTTGTCGGGATTGGATCTTTGCATCGGCAGAGAGACGGTTTGCCGAAGAGTGGAAGGCATCGGTCATACCGGCGATGCCGCCGTTGTTCAAGTGCTTGCCTTCAAAAACAGATCTTTTGCAGCCCGTTGA
- a CDS encoding CDGSH iron-sulfur domain-containing protein codes for MCEPIRITVKKNGPYIVEGDLDLRDGEGNPIKTEGTVYLCRCGGSNNKPFCDGTHRKNNFEG; via the coding sequence ATGTGCGAACCGATCCGCATCACCGTGAAAAAGAACGGACCTTATATCGTCGAAGGTGACTTGGATTTGAGAGACGGTGAAGGAAACCCCATAAAAACGGAGGGCACAGTTTATCTTTGCCGTTGCGGCGGCAGCAACAACAAGCCGTTCTGCGACGGCACGCACCGCAAAAACAATTTCGAGGGGTAA